AGCACGACGGCCGGCAACAGCAGCAGCCATGCGGTGATCTGATTTCGTCCCTGTGTCACGGGAACAGCCTTTCCTGTCGGCGGTGATCGGTCGGGCGGCGGATCGGCTTCGACCCGCCACCCGATCGTCGTCCTGCTTAGCGGTACTGCTTGAGGATGCGATCGGCTTCCTGCTGCGCGTCGCTCATCGCCTGTGCCGGCGTCTTGGAGCCGGTGAGTGCGGCCTCGATGCCGTCGTCGATGACGCGGGCGACGCGCTGGTTCTCATGCGTCGAGAGCTCCGGCACCATGTAGGGAATCTGGTCGTGCGGGACGGCCGCACCCGGGAATTCCTTGACATAGGCCTGCATGGCCGGGGTGTTCCAGGCATCGTCTCGCGGCGCGATATAGCCGGTCTTGATGCTCCATTCGGCCGCCTGATCCGCCGAGGTCAGCCACTTCACGAACTGGAAGGCGGCCTGCTGCTTTTCAGGTGCGGTGCCGTTGAAGATGAAGATGTTGCCGCCGCTGGTCGGGGCGCCACGCTTCTTGTGCTCGGGCAGCATCTGCACGCCGAAGGGGAAGGGCGCGTTGGCCTTGACGTTGGTCAGGTTGCCGCTGGTGATGGTGATCATGGCGGCGCGGCCCTCGAAGAAGTCCTTCGGGTTGGTCGCCCATTCGATCACGCCTGGCTTCATCACCTTGTGCTTGAGCGCCAGGTCCGTCCAGTACTGCAGGCCTTCGACGACTTCGGGCGCGTCGAAATAGGTCTTGGTCCCGGAAATGTCGGCGATGGTGCCGCCATTCTGGGCGACATAGCCCTGCAGCAGCCAGTAGGAGGTCAGCGACGAGGGCACCTGCATGCCCCATTGCGTGACATTGCCGCCGGCGTCGCGCTTGGTGAGCTTGGTGGCGAAGTCGACGACTTCGTCCCAGTTCTGCGGACCGACATCGGGGTTGAGGCCGGCCTGTTTGAAGGCGTCCTTGTTCCAGAAGAAGATCGTCGTGCCGCGCTGGAACGGGATGCCCCAGGTCTTGTCCTCGTTCTTGCTGTTGAGCATGAAGACCGGCGAGAAGCCGGCGAGCCAGGCCTTGTCGTCGTCGGTCTTGGTGAAGTCGTCGACCGGCGCGATCGCGCCCTCGTCGATCAGCGTGAAGACGTCAGCCGAAAGCATGACCGCCAGTTCCGGCGGCTGGCCGGCCTTGAACGCCGTCAGCGACTTGCTGATCGTCTCGGAATAGGTGCCCGAATAGATCGCCTTGACCTTGATGTCGGGATTGGCGGCCTCGAACCGCGTGATCAGGTCGTCGACGATCTTGGTCACCGGGCCGCCAATGGCCACGGGATAGTAGAGGCTGATCTCGACGGGCGCCGCTTGCGCCACGCCAAAACTCAGGCCTGCCCCCAACAGTGCGGCGCCGATCCATTTACCACTGATATTCAGCATCGTTTCCTCCGGTTTTCTGATGGTTTTGACCCTCTCAGCCGATCCGCAAATCGGAAGGCTGGCAGGAGCTAGCCTGAAGGTCAGGGCACTACGCGCAGCGCACGCTCGCCGGCCGCCTGGCCGACCAGAACCCTGCGCTCGACACGGTTGCCGTCGCTCTCGTCGAAGACATGCATGGCGTCGGGCAGCCAGCCCAGCCGTATCTGGTCGCCGACCGATTGCCGCCGGATGCCTTCGACGCGCACCTGCAGGATCTGGTCGCCAACGCTGCATTCGAGGATGCTGTCGGCGCCATGATATTCGATGCTGCGGATGACGGCGGGAACGACGCCATCCTGCTCGATCCTGATCTCCTCGGGCCGCAGGCCCAGAGACAGTCCTTCGCCCTTGCCTTCTATCAATGCCGGACCCGACGATCCCTTGACGATGGCGCCGGCCGGCCCGTCGGCCAGGGAGACGAGGTTCATCGGCGGCGTGCCGATGAACCGTGCGGCGAACGACGTCGCCGGCCGCAGATACAGGCCGACCGGGTCCGCCTTCTGCTCGATGCGGCCATTGCGCATGAGGATGACCTGGTCGGCCAGGCTCATCGCCTCGATCTGGTCGTGGGTGACATAGACCATGGTCATGCCCAGCGCCTGCTGGATGGTCCTGATTTCCTTGCGCATCTCGTGGCGAAGCTGCGCGTCGAGATTGGACAGCGGCTCGTCCATGAGACAGACCGACGCTTCGGCGACGATCGCCCGGCCGAGGGCGACGCGCTGCTGCTGACCACCCGAAAGCTGGGAAGGCTTGCGGTCAAGAAGCGCCCCCAGCCCGAGAATGTCGACAGCCTTCTTCAGGCGGCGCGTCCGCTCCCCGGCCGGTACTCGCCGCACCTTGAGACCGAAAATGATGTTTTCGGCGACACTGAGATGCGGGAACAGCGCATAGGACTGGAACACCATGGCCAGCCCGCGCTTGGCCGGCGGCTGGCCGGTGACATCCTTGCCGCCGATGAATATCTGGCCGGAGGTGACGGCATCCAGGCCGGCAATCAGACGCAGCGTCGTCGACTTGCCGCAGCCGGACGGCCCGAGCAGGACCGTCAACGAGCCGGGCTTCACCTCGAAGTTGACATCCTTGACGGCGTCAAAGGTCGTCCACCTCTTGTTGAGATTCCTGATCTCAATGCCGGACATGGTCGCCTCCCCCTCCAGTAGCCTCCCGCCCGGTTCCCTCTGGAACCCGCGCAGCAAATGCGCGATCAGGCTGGCGATCCGCCGATCGCTGAAAATCCAATATTGAACTATCTTTTATAAGTCAATACAATTGTACACTTCTGAGCCGGCTACGCATCAGATCCACGACCCACCGCAAAAGAGAGATCCATGGCCTCGATTCGAATTATGCAGATATCCGACACGCATCTGTCGCCGCGAACGCACCGCTTTCACGAGAACAACGAACTCATGATCGACGTACTGAAGGCCGCCGATCACGATCTGATCGTCCATACTGGCGACATCACGCTCGACGGTATCCGTTTCGAGGAAGACTATCCGTTCTGCCGCGAATTCCTGCAGCGGGCTGGCAAGGACATCCGCTACATCCCGGGCAATCACGATGTGGGCGACAATCCGCGCCTGTCGCAGCCCGAAACCGTCATGGGCAGCGCCATCAGCCCGACCCGGCTCGAACGCTACGAGCGCTACTATGGCGCCGACAGATGGGTTATCGACCGCGGCAACTGGCGGCTTCTCGGCATCAATTCGCTGCGCGTCGGCTCGGGGCTCGACGGCGAACAGCAGCAATATGACTGGATGGGCGAACAGCTGGCGACGATGGGCGACAGGCACTTGGCCGTTTTCTCGCACCAGCCGCTCTACGTCGACACGCCCGAAAGCACGGAACTGACCTACTGGACCGTCGACCCGATCGGCCGCGAGAAATTGCGCGCGCTGATGGAGCACAAGCAGTTGAAGATGATCGCCAGCGGGCATCTGCACCAGCAGCGCTCACGCAGCCATGATGGCGTCCGACTCGAATGGTGCTCTTCCATCGCCTTCACGACCCGCGAAGAGCTGGTGCCGGAAATGGGCGGCAATCGCGAGGTCGGCTATCTCGAGCACGTGCTTCACGATGACGGCAGCATCGAGACCCGCGCGATGACCATCCCCGGCTTCGTCAACAGCTATCTCGACGATTGCCTGCTCGAGGTCTACCCGAAATACTGACGTCACAACGGAAGTGAAAGGACGCCGGCTGATGTCGGCGCCCTTTGTTTTTCAGGCGACCGCCTGTTCAAACGCGCCGTCGAACTCCGACAAGGCGCCCGCCGGCACCGCGGCATGCCCCATCCAGTTGAGGCAGGTGACCGAGGCGACGCCCGAATCGATCAGGCTGTTCTCGTCGCCCGGCGTCGTGGCGTAGGTGCGGTCGGCTAGCGGCTCGATGCGGGCGCTGCGAGCGTCCTCGGCATGGATGACGACCCGCGTCGCGCATTTGTCGCGGCCGATACGCGCCGCGCGCATGGGCGCCGGCACATTGCGCGGCAGGTTGACGCTCAGCCAATGCCCCTCCTGAGCCCATTCATCGCGGGTGTTCCAGAAGCCTTCAATGCGCGCGGCCAGCCAGGCCACATCGTCGTCGCCATAGGCCTGGCTGTCGCGCGGCATGGAGAAGGCGACACCGGCAATGCCGCAGAGCGCCGCCTCGCGCGCCACCGCCATGGTGCCGGAATAGGAAACATCCTCGGCAACGTTGCGGCCTTCATTGATGCCCGACAGCACCAGATCGGGCTTCGCGCCGTCACGGAACACCCAGTGCATCGCCGCGATGACGCAATCGGCCGGAGTGCCGGTGCAGGAATAGCGGCGCGCCGAGACCTCTTCGACGGTAAAGGCCTGCCGCAGCGTGATCGAATGGCCGAAGCCGCTGCGGTTGCCACTGGGCGCCACGGTCCAGACATCGTCGCTCAACAGCGCCGCCGCCCGTTCCAGGATCGCCAGGCCGGGCGCGTCGATTCCGTCATCATTGGAGAGCAGTATTCGCATATCGTATCCTTCTGGCCGAGCCAAAGCGCCTTCATAATTCGAACATTTATGCCATATTGAGAATTATTGTACAATTCTGTAACATAGGCTCGGCGCGGCTATTTTCAGTTTGCCAGATTTCCATCGGCCGACCGGCGCGAACGGGCAGCGCGATTTCCCTCCGCCGGCAAATCGTCTAATGGGAGTTATCTTGGGGGACGCGGCATGACAGGTTCTGAAAAGAAGCCGAGGCGGACGAAATTCCAGTCCGACCAGGACGAGCTCAAGCTCAGGGCCGCCTATCTCTACTATGTCGAAGGGCTGACCCAGGAACAGGTCGCCCAGCATCTCGGCATCAGCCGCATCAAGGCCTTGCGCCTGCTGGCGGCGACACGCGAGGACGGCACTGTCCAGATCACCATCAATTCGCACGCCGAATCACTGATCCGCCTGCAGCGCGACCTGGAAAGGCACCTTGGCCTCTCCGAGGCGATCGTCGTCCCGGCATCCAGCCCGGACGAAGAGAGCGTCGCGGCCGTCGTCGGCCATGCCACCGGACGCTACATTTCCGAGCAGGTCACCAACGGGCTGTCGATCGGGGTCGGCTGGGGCGCCACGCTGCAGGTCTGCATGCGCTCGCTGATCTGGCGCGAGGTCGACGACATGACGGTCATTTCGCTGCTCGGCGGCCTGACCCACGCCACCGCGCATAACCCTTCGGCCGTGGCCTGGCGCTTCGCAGAATTCTACCGCACGGAACTCTACCAGATCACCGCGCCGGTGTTCGTGCCCGACCGCGAACTGGCCGATGCGCTGTGGAAGCAGGACGACCTCAAGCAGCTCTACGAGCGGGCGCGGGCCGTCGATATCGCGCTGCTCAGCGTCGGCGACGTCAGCACGCAGGCCTCGATCTTCCGCCGGGGCATCCTGAACTGGTCGGACGCCAAGAGCCTGAAGGATGCGGGCGCGGTCGGCGACGTGCTGTGCCACTTCGTCGACGCCGACGGCAATGTCATCGATCATCCCGTCAACCATCGCGCCATGGCCATCAATCCCGCCGATATCCGCAAGGTGCCGAAGGTGATCATCTCGTCCGGCGGCGTGCGCAAGATCCACGCCATCCGCGCCGGCATCGCCGCGACCAACGCCAAGCTGCTGATCACCGACGTCGCCGCCGCCCAGGCCTTGCTGGAACTGCCTGCTCTTTCGCAGTCCTGAAGCAGGCTCGGGGCGGCTCAGCCCCACAATCTCGGCGGCAATCATCGCCAGCTCCAATTCCTTCAACCTCCAAAACTGATTGACTGGACAATCAATTTGTGAGCTTCCTTGTAGCGTCGGCGGATCGCAGTGCGATCGGCAGCGCCAGGTCATGTGCGTCGGGATCGAGGATGCGCAACGACGGACAGGGAGGAAATTTCATGAACAAGGCGGTCGGGTCGCAGTGGAATGCCACCGAGATGGAAGAGGCTGCGCGGCGGCATCTGCTGTCGCCGTCCGAAGCCATGGAAAAGCTCGGCCAGTCGGCACGCCCGCTGCTTTCGCGTGGCGACGGCATCTATGTGATCGACGCCAAGGGACGCCGGCTGATCGACGGCCCGGCCGGCATGTGGTGCACGCAGATCGGCTACAACCGCCGTGAGATCGCCGACGCCATCGCCGAGCAGGCCTTGCAGCTGGCCTACAATTCGCCCTGGTACACGGTGAATTCTCCGTCGGCGGAACTGGCGGCGCGCATCGCCGCGATGACGCCGGGCGATCTCAATCGCGTCTTCTTCACCACCGGCGGCTCGACCGCGGTCGATTCGGCGCTGCGCTTCGTCGAGTTCTACAACAATGTGCTGGGCCGCCCGGAGAAAAAGCACATCATCGTGCGGCGCGAAGGCTACCACGGCAGCACGGCGCTGACGGCGGCCTGCTCGGGCCGCGCCGGCAACTGGCCGAATTTCGACATCATCTCCGACAGGATCTCGTTCATCTCCAGCCCCAACATCCGCCTTGCCGGCGACAAGGACGAGGCGGCGTTCCTGGACTTTCTGGTCGACGAATTCCGGCAGGAGATCGCGCGTGTCGGCGCCGACAAGGTGGCGGTGTTCCTGGCCGAGCCTTTGCTGGCGTCCGGCGGCGTCATCATCCCGCCAAAGGGCTATCACGCCCGCTTCAAGGCGGTGTGCGAGGAGCATGACATCGTCTACATCTCCGACGAGGTGGTCACCGGCTTCGGTCGCTGCGGCGAATGGTTCGCGTCGGAAAAGGTGTTCGGCGTCGTCCCCGACATCATCACCTTCGCCAAGGGCGTCACCTCCGGCTATGTGCCGCTGGGCGGCTTCGCCATTTCCGAGCGCCTGCTGGACAAGGTCAGCGGCGACAACGCCAGGGGAAGCAACTATTCGAACGGCTACACCTATTCCGGCCATCCGGTGAGTTGTGCCGCCGCGCTCGCCAACATCGCGGTGATCGAGAAGGACGGCATATTGGAACATGTGCGCGACATCTCCGGTTACTTCGCCGAGCGCCTTCACAGCCTGGCCGACCTGCCGCTGGTGGCGAATGTCCGCGCCTCCGGTCTGGTCGGCTGCGTCGAATGCCTGGTCGATACGTCGTCGCCGAATGTGACCGATTTCGACAAGCGGATCGGCGCCCGCATCGACATCCATTGCGCCGAACTCGGGCTGATCGTGCGCCCGCTCGGCAATATGTGCGTGATGTCGCCGGCGCTGATCATCACAAGGGAGCAGATCGACGACATGATCGGCATCCTGCGCCAGGGCATAGAGCGGGCGGCGGCCGAGATCATGGCCGGCGAACTCGTCTAGCGCGACAGCGTCTTTCCCGGGCTCCGGGCGGCAAAGTCTTGTGCCGGCTTCGCCGAAGCTGCTATCCAGACGCGGCACATCCCGGTCAAGACCAGAGATCATGAACCAAGCCGCGGCACACGCTGAGAACCGGACCGACAAGCGGCGCGCGCCAACGCGCGAGGACCAGGTGCTGGAGCGGCGCCGCTCGCTGATCGAGGCGGCGCTCACGGTCATCGCCCGCAAGGGCCTGGCCGGCTTCACGATGAACGACATCGCCCAGGAAGCCGGCTGCAGCTACGGCGTCGTGTCGTTCCATTTCAAATCGAAGGAAGGCATCACGCTGGCCGCGCTCGACCACATGGTCGAGGAGTACGATCGCAGCCTGAACCGGCCCGAAAACGACTCGCCGGCCGCACGCCTGCTGGGGATGATCGAACTCGATTTCGACACCGAAATGTCGAATGCCGGGCGCATCGCCGTCTTCACCGACTTCTGGGCGGAGTCGGCGCGCAATCCCGAGTATCGCCGGCGCTGCGCCGAGCTGAAGACCCGCTACGATGCCATCGTGATGGCCGATGTCGCCGCCCTTGCCGAGCTGAGGCGGATCGATCTCGACCCGGCCCTGGTCGCCCGCAGCCTCAACGCCCTGATCGACGGGCTGTGGATTTCCGGCCAGGTGTTCACAGCCCCCGGCCCCGCCGGGCGCGACATGGCGAAGCGGGCATGCCGGTTCTATCTCAAGGCCATCTTTCCCAACGATTTCTGACCGGTTCACCCGTCTCCGCCGGAGGCCGAGGCAGGATACCGGACCGGGTCGGGCGACCTACATGCGCATGAGCAGGCCGCCATCGACGGCAAGCTCGATGCCGGTGATGTAGCTCGCGGCATCCGAGAGCAGGAACAGCGCGGCATTGGCCATGTCCTGCGGCGTTCCGATGCGGCCGAGCGGGGCGTAGCTAGCCACGGCCGAGCGCTTTTCCTCGGTATCCCAGCGCGCCTGCAGCGGGGTGAGCGCCATGCCCGGGCAGATGGCGTTGGAGCGGATGCGCTCGCCGGCCAGTTGCATGGCGAGTGATTTCGACAACGCGCAGACGCCGGCCTTCGATGCCTGGTAGGCGTCCTGCGGGTTGGCGTCGCCGCGATACCACTGGATGGTCGAGAAATGCACCATGGCGCCGCCGCGCCCGCCCGCCCGCATATGCGGAACGACGGAGCGCGCGGTGTGCACGAAGGACTTCAAATTGATGTTGAAGACCTCATCCCAGACGTCGAGATCCATCTCCAGCGCCGACTTGTCGCGGCCGAACCACAGCACCCCCGCGACATTGGCGAGATAGTCGATGCCGCCACGTTCGCGGCCCGCCGCACCGATCGCCTGTCCAACAAAGTCGGCATCGGTGAGATCGCCCTGGGCGAAGGTGAGCCTGTCGTCATAGGAGGCCAGCGAAGCCGGACGGGCCTTGACGTCGATGGCGGTGACGGAGGCACCGGCCTCGAGCAGGGCCAGCGTGATCGCCTCGCCCATGCCGCCGCCCGCGCCGGCGACGACCGCATGCCTGCCGGTGAAATCGTAAGCGATCATCTGAACCCCTCGTCTGCTTCTGCTGAAATGCCGATGGAGCGGACAATAGGGGTGGATAAAAATTCCATCAAGCGGGATTAGAAAAAATTTGCCAAAATGGAAAATCACGATATCGTGCCTCGCAATGACCTCTCATCTCGGATGGATTTCAAGACGATGAACCTGCATTCCGGCGCGCGCATCTTTTCCGTGACCTCTCCCGTCGACGGCTCGACCTACACGACGCGCGCCTATGCGGATGGCGCAGCCATCGAGGGCGCGCTTACCCGGGCGCGCGCCGCGCTGCCATCCTGGCGACGCATGAAGCTGGCCGACCGGCTGGCGATCCTGCTGCGCTTCGGCGAGGAGATGAAGGCCCGGGCAACACCGCTGGCCGAGATGGTGGCGTGGCAGATCGGCCGGCCGCTGTGGCAGGCCGACGAGACGCCACGCCTGGCGCTGGTTGGCGAGCTTTTGGCCGGCGTCGCGCCGGAAACGCTGGCCGATATCCCATACCCCTCGGATGAGAACATCCGCCGCTACGCCAAGCCGATGGCAGGCGGGCTGCACCTTTCGATCTGCGCCTGGAACTATCCCACCGCCATGCTGGGCTATCTGGTCACGTCGCCGCTTGCTGCCGGCAATGTCGTGATCTTCAAGCATTCGCCGCAGACGCCGCTGATCGCCGAGCAGGCCGAGGAAGCCTTCCGCGCCGCCGGCGGTCCCGAAGGCGTGTTCCAGAGCCTGCATCTCGACCATGCCGATGCGGAGAAGCTGATCGCGTCCGGCGCCTTCAACGCGGTGAATTTCATCGGCTCCGTCAATGGCGGCCGTCGCGTGCATGCCGCCGCCGCCGGCACGTTCACGCAGGTGCATCTCGAGCTCGGCGGCAAGGACCCGACCTATGTCCGCGCCGACGCGGATCTTGACGCAGTGATCCGGCAAATCGCCGAAGGCACCTATTCCAATGCCGGCCAGTCCTGCTGCTCGGTCGAGCGCATCTATGTCGACAAGGCGATCCATGACCGCTTCGTCGATGCGCTGGTCGCCGAGACGGCGAAATGGTCCATCGGCCATCCCTTTGACGAGAAGCCGATGGTCGGTCCGGTGGTGCGGGCGAGTGCCGCCGACACCATCCGTGGTCTCACCGACAGCGCGGTGCGGGCAGGGGCCAGGCGCTTGATGCCGCAGGATGGAACGCTCAAGGCCTCTGGCCTGGGCGCCGCCTATGTCGCGCCGGAAGTGCTGGTTGGCGTTGACCACAGCATGCAGATCATGCGTGACGAGCTGTTCGGGCCGGTGGCCTGCGTCCAGTCGGTCAACAGCGACGACGAGGCGATCCGCCTGATGAACGACAGCGATTTCGGCCTGAGCGCCTCGATCTGGACCAAGGATATCGATCGCGGCGTGGCGCTGCTCGACGAGGTCGAGGCCGGCACCGTCTATCTCAACCGCTGCGACCATGCCGACCTGCATTTGCCCTGGGGTGGCATCAAGAATTCCGGGTTGGGACGCACCAATGGCCGCGCCGGCCTGGTGGAGGCGACAGCGGCGAAGTCGTACCATGTCCGCTCGGTTATCGGCTGAGCGGGGGGAGCGGCCTGTTGAACGCGGCGAGCCTTGGAAAGCTTGATGATGCAACCGTCGCCGCACTGGCCGACGCCAGCGTGGAGTGGCTGCGGATCGATGCGGCGAGCCCCTATCTGCTGATCGCCGAGCACGCCGGCAATCTCGTGCCCGCGCCATGGCGTGACCTTGGCCTGGCAGTGCCCTATCTCGGCACGCATTTCGCTGTCGATATCGGCATCGATGCCCTGACGCGCCGGCTCTCGCAGACGCTTCGGGCGCCGGCCGTGATCGCGCATTATTCGCGGCTGTTCCTCGACTACAACCGCCCGGCCGGTGAGTGGGATTTCATGCGCCCGGACCTCGGCGGCATTCCGGTGCCCGGCAATCTGGCCGCTGATACGGCGGACCGCCAGTTGCGCACCCGCATTGCCTGGGCGCCGCTCGAACAGGCAATCGTCGAGGCCGCTGTGGGCAGGCAGGCGCTGGTGTCGGTGCATTCCTTCACCCCGGTGATGGGCGGCATCACGCGCAATGTCGACATCGGTGTACTCTGGCGGGAGCAGTCGCCCTTCGTCACTTCGGTGCTGAAAACCCTTGGTGCGCACGGCGCGGCGGCAGGCCTGAGGATCGGCGACAACGAGCCCTACGACTGGCGCCAGGCGATCGGCTACACGCTGAACCAGCACGGGCTGGAGCAAGGCCGGCCTTGCCTCTATCTGGAAGTCCGCAACGACCTGCTTTCCGATCCGGAAACATTCGAGCTCGTCAGCCGCACGCTCGAGACCGTCTTCGCCACTGTTGCGATCTCGCTATGGCCGAAACCAGCCGTAGCCGTCTAAAGGCTGGACGCCCCCG
The nucleotide sequence above comes from Mesorhizobium shangrilense. Encoded proteins:
- a CDS encoding ABC transporter substrate-binding protein, whose product is MLNISGKWIGAALLGAGLSFGVAQAAPVEISLYYPVAIGGPVTKIVDDLITRFEAANPDIKVKAIYSGTYSETISKSLTAFKAGQPPELAVMLSADVFTLIDEGAIAPVDDFTKTDDDKAWLAGFSPVFMLNSKNEDKTWGIPFQRGTTIFFWNKDAFKQAGLNPDVGPQNWDEVVDFATKLTKRDAGGNVTQWGMQVPSSLTSYWLLQGYVAQNGGTIADISGTKTYFDAPEVVEGLQYWTDLALKHKVMKPGVIEWATNPKDFFEGRAAMITITSGNLTNVKANAPFPFGVQMLPEHKKRGAPTSGGNIFIFNGTAPEKQQAAFQFVKWLTSADQAAEWSIKTGYIAPRDDAWNTPAMQAYVKEFPGAAVPHDQIPYMVPELSTHENQRVARVIDDGIEAALTGSKTPAQAMSDAQQEADRILKQYR
- a CDS encoding ABC transporter ATP-binding protein is translated as MSGIEIRNLNKRWTTFDAVKDVNFEVKPGSLTVLLGPSGCGKSTTLRLIAGLDAVTSGQIFIGGKDVTGQPPAKRGLAMVFQSYALFPHLSVAENIIFGLKVRRVPAGERTRRLKKAVDILGLGALLDRKPSQLSGGQQQRVALGRAIVAEASVCLMDEPLSNLDAQLRHEMRKEIRTIQQALGMTMVYVTHDQIEAMSLADQVILMRNGRIEQKADPVGLYLRPATSFAARFIGTPPMNLVSLADGPAGAIVKGSSGPALIEGKGEGLSLGLRPEEIRIEQDGVVPAVIRSIEYHGADSILECSVGDQILQVRVEGIRRQSVGDQIRLGWLPDAMHVFDESDGNRVERRVLVGQAAGERALRVVP
- a CDS encoding metallophosphoesterase family protein; translation: MASIRIMQISDTHLSPRTHRFHENNELMIDVLKAADHDLIVHTGDITLDGIRFEEDYPFCREFLQRAGKDIRYIPGNHDVGDNPRLSQPETVMGSAISPTRLERYERYYGADRWVIDRGNWRLLGINSLRVGSGLDGEQQQYDWMGEQLATMGDRHLAVFSHQPLYVDTPESTELTYWTVDPIGREKLRALMEHKQLKMIASGHLHQQRSRSHDGVRLEWCSSIAFTTREELVPEMGGNREVGYLEHVLHDDGSIETRAMTIPGFVNSYLDDCLLEVYPKY
- a CDS encoding 5'/3'-nucleotidase SurE encodes the protein MRILLSNDDGIDAPGLAILERAAALLSDDVWTVAPSGNRSGFGHSITLRQAFTVEEVSARRYSCTGTPADCVIAAMHWVFRDGAKPDLVLSGINEGRNVAEDVSYSGTMAVAREAALCGIAGVAFSMPRDSQAYGDDDVAWLAARIEGFWNTRDEWAQEGHWLSVNLPRNVPAPMRAARIGRDKCATRVVIHAEDARSARIEPLADRTYATTPGDENSLIDSGVASVTCLNWMGHAAVPAGALSEFDGAFEQAVA
- a CDS encoding sugar-binding transcriptional regulator, giving the protein MTGSEKKPRRTKFQSDQDELKLRAAYLYYVEGLTQEQVAQHLGISRIKALRLLAATREDGTVQITINSHAESLIRLQRDLERHLGLSEAIVVPASSPDEESVAAVVGHATGRYISEQVTNGLSIGVGWGATLQVCMRSLIWREVDDMTVISLLGGLTHATAHNPSAVAWRFAEFYRTELYQITAPVFVPDRELADALWKQDDLKQLYERARAVDIALLSVGDVSTQASIFRRGILNWSDAKSLKDAGAVGDVLCHFVDADGNVIDHPVNHRAMAINPADIRKVPKVIISSGGVRKIHAIRAGIAATNAKLLITDVAAAQALLELPALSQS
- a CDS encoding aminotransferase, translated to MNKAVGSQWNATEMEEAARRHLLSPSEAMEKLGQSARPLLSRGDGIYVIDAKGRRLIDGPAGMWCTQIGYNRREIADAIAEQALQLAYNSPWYTVNSPSAELAARIAAMTPGDLNRVFFTTGGSTAVDSALRFVEFYNNVLGRPEKKHIIVRREGYHGSTALTAACSGRAGNWPNFDIISDRISFISSPNIRLAGDKDEAAFLDFLVDEFRQEIARVGADKVAVFLAEPLLASGGVIIPPKGYHARFKAVCEEHDIVYISDEVVTGFGRCGEWFASEKVFGVVPDIITFAKGVTSGYVPLGGFAISERLLDKVSGDNARGSNYSNGYTYSGHPVSCAAALANIAVIEKDGILEHVRDISGYFAERLHSLADLPLVANVRASGLVGCVECLVDTSSPNVTDFDKRIGARIDIHCAELGLIVRPLGNMCVMSPALIITREQIDDMIGILRQGIERAAAEIMAGELV
- a CDS encoding TetR family transcriptional regulator C-terminal domain-containing protein, with amino-acid sequence MNQAAAHAENRTDKRRAPTREDQVLERRRSLIEAALTVIARKGLAGFTMNDIAQEAGCSYGVVSFHFKSKEGITLAALDHMVEEYDRSLNRPENDSPAARLLGMIELDFDTEMSNAGRIAVFTDFWAESARNPEYRRRCAELKTRYDAIVMADVAALAELRRIDLDPALVARSLNALIDGLWISGQVFTAPGPAGRDMAKRACRFYLKAIFPNDF
- a CDS encoding SDR family NAD(P)-dependent oxidoreductase, with amino-acid sequence MIAYDFTGRHAVVAGAGGGMGEAITLALLEAGASVTAIDVKARPASLASYDDRLTFAQGDLTDADFVGQAIGAAGRERGGIDYLANVAGVLWFGRDKSALEMDLDVWDEVFNINLKSFVHTARSVVPHMRAGGRGGAMVHFSTIQWYRGDANPQDAYQASKAGVCALSKSLAMQLAGERIRSNAICPGMALTPLQARWDTEEKRSAVASYAPLGRIGTPQDMANAALFLLSDAASYITGIELAVDGGLLMRM
- a CDS encoding aldehyde dehydrogenase family protein — translated: MNLHSGARIFSVTSPVDGSTYTTRAYADGAAIEGALTRARAALPSWRRMKLADRLAILLRFGEEMKARATPLAEMVAWQIGRPLWQADETPRLALVGELLAGVAPETLADIPYPSDENIRRYAKPMAGGLHLSICAWNYPTAMLGYLVTSPLAAGNVVIFKHSPQTPLIAEQAEEAFRAAGGPEGVFQSLHLDHADAEKLIASGAFNAVNFIGSVNGGRRVHAAAAGTFTQVHLELGGKDPTYVRADADLDAVIRQIAEGTYSNAGQSCCSVERIYVDKAIHDRFVDALVAETAKWSIGHPFDEKPMVGPVVRASAADTIRGLTDSAVRAGARRLMPQDGTLKASGLGAAYVAPEVLVGVDHSMQIMRDELFGPVACVQSVNSDDEAIRLMNDSDFGLSASIWTKDIDRGVALLDEVEAGTVYLNRCDHADLHLPWGGIKNSGLGRTNGRAGLVEATAAKSYHVRSVIG
- a CDS encoding N-formylglutamate amidohydrolase: MNAASLGKLDDATVAALADASVEWLRIDAASPYLLIAEHAGNLVPAPWRDLGLAVPYLGTHFAVDIGIDALTRRLSQTLRAPAVIAHYSRLFLDYNRPAGEWDFMRPDLGGIPVPGNLAADTADRQLRTRIAWAPLEQAIVEAAVGRQALVSVHSFTPVMGGITRNVDIGVLWREQSPFVTSVLKTLGAHGAAAGLRIGDNEPYDWRQAIGYTLNQHGLEQGRPCLYLEVRNDLLSDPETFELVSRTLETVFATVAISLWPKPAVAV